From one Leptospira stimsonii genomic stretch:
- a CDS encoding c-di-GMP phosphodiesterase: MDAQKDLQKFDFTEEIIQHFKINSVIPVDFYNRNGQILIHKKENANGDDITRLLKFESQGIYFLKSEFEKISGGKQASGPNSVNGREVSFTKLVNSELTVDLAKNAAGFLSELKKFPLNGGQVRQLNKSIDGILEDFRSTPDMENGLVNIIEVMSAAGVPMDSEVLTKRTVISMAMKVRAGKAFTKVDMEQKKIDQMNLMMSSYLADVGYTQMKIPIQKDLKTEEFEYIKNHPIISYLMVANMPDLDDNIKTLVLNHHRPHKGEGMNNNYPQPKILVQKLNLYKEKYKDDPKRTVLVADIQKQIRNILTNNLPMDDIGVISIAGEFASLTTRQEWRDAYDPLVAMKLILNNSFFAYNEKTLRDFYDHIGLSLCNNQPFIREGDFVIVVTQDSNQKVFFEVCIIREMYKTLIRPMLERIGTIRPNFSNMGKLRISGFDLPSFKLDRRKAIFNLEKNQDPRRIIYVLDAEMDGYLYEELIKQTGEIPKESA, translated from the coding sequence ATGGACGCACAAAAAGATTTACAGAAGTTCGATTTCACTGAAGAAATCATCCAGCATTTTAAGATTAACAGTGTCATTCCTGTAGACTTCTATAACAGGAACGGTCAAATTCTAATTCATAAAAAAGAAAACGCGAACGGGGACGATATAACCAGACTTCTTAAGTTTGAAAGCCAAGGAATTTATTTTCTCAAATCGGAGTTCGAAAAAATCTCCGGAGGAAAACAGGCATCCGGTCCCAATAGCGTGAACGGTCGAGAAGTCAGCTTTACAAAGTTAGTAAACTCAGAACTGACAGTCGATCTCGCAAAAAATGCGGCTGGGTTTTTATCGGAACTAAAGAAATTTCCCCTTAACGGCGGACAGGTTCGACAACTCAATAAGTCCATTGACGGTATTTTAGAAGACTTTCGCTCCACTCCCGATATGGAAAACGGCTTGGTGAACATCATCGAAGTGATGAGCGCGGCCGGCGTTCCGATGGATTCCGAGGTACTTACCAAACGGACCGTGATTTCGATGGCGATGAAAGTAAGAGCCGGAAAGGCTTTTACGAAGGTCGACATGGAGCAGAAAAAAATCGATCAGATGAATCTGATGATGTCGTCTTACCTTGCCGATGTCGGTTATACACAGATGAAAATCCCGATTCAGAAGGATTTGAAAACGGAAGAATTCGAATACATCAAGAATCATCCGATCATCAGTTATCTCATGGTGGCGAATATGCCTGACCTTGACGATAATATCAAAACACTTGTTCTCAATCATCACCGTCCTCATAAGGGCGAGGGAATGAACAACAATTATCCTCAACCGAAGATTCTCGTACAAAAACTCAATCTTTATAAAGAGAAATACAAAGACGATCCGAAACGTACCGTCTTGGTCGCGGATATACAAAAACAAATTCGGAATATTCTTACAAACAATCTTCCTATGGATGATATCGGAGTCATTTCCATCGCCGGCGAATTTGCGTCTTTAACCACAAGACAAGAATGGCGCGACGCCTATGATCCACTCGTCGCGATGAAGTTGATTTTGAATAACAGCTTTTTTGCATATAATGAGAAAACGTTGCGAGATTTTTACGATCATATCGGGTTATCGCTCTGCAACAACCAGCCATTCATCAGAGAAGGGGACTTTGTAATCGTCGTAACCCAGGATTCCAACCAAAAAGTTTTCTTCGAGGTTTGTATCATACGCGAAATGTATAAGACTCTGATTCGTCCGATGCTGGAAAGAATCGGAACAATCCGTCCTAACTTCAGCAACATGGGAAAACTTAGGATTTCAGGATTTGACCTCCCGTCTTTCAAACTCGACCGAAGGAAAGCGATCTTTAATTTGGAGAAGAATCAGGATCCAAGAAGAATTATCTACGTTCTTGATGCCGAAATGGACGGATATCTCTACGAAGAATTGATCAAACAGACCGGCGAAATTCCCAAAGAAAGCGCGTAG
- a CDS encoding ACT domain-containing protein, with protein MIHFHYKEENGLYTVTLKTSETAPGTLHKMVKAMFFMGWEIVSGDIQTIEEKGQSYSYDVFTLKSEETDSKIKASKLGILMSSVFTEDSALEEIIHHSSEIDLRNTYHLSNESKLEFEDVEGGSRTKLYLEAPDRKGLLYFVTGVLKENGINIHSATIRTDRTGNQAQDTFLLSDSKGGGFAGSSLEERVSRNILEISLNSSWK; from the coding sequence ATGATTCACTTTCACTATAAAGAAGAAAACGGACTCTACACTGTGACCCTCAAAACGTCCGAAACGGCTCCAGGAACTCTTCATAAGATGGTGAAAGCGATGTTCTTTATGGGTTGGGAAATCGTTTCCGGAGACATTCAAACGATTGAAGAAAAGGGACAATCCTACAGCTACGATGTTTTTACTTTAAAATCGGAAGAGACTGATTCTAAAATCAAAGCGTCCAAATTGGGAATTCTTATGTCCTCCGTATTTACGGAAGATTCCGCTCTGGAAGAGATCATTCATCATTCGAGCGAGATCGATCTCAGAAATACATACCATCTTAGCAACGAATCCAAACTCGAATTCGAAGACGTGGAAGGCGGGAGTAGAACAAAATTGTATTTGGAAGCTCCGGATCGCAAAGGACTCCTTTATTTTGTTACAGGCGTTCTAAAAGAAAACGGAATTAACATTCATTCCGCTACAATTCGTACGGACAGAACAGGAAACCAAGCACAGGATACGTTCCTCCTTTCGGATTCCAAGGGTGGCGGGTTTGCCGGTTCTTCGCTGGAAGAAAGGGTGAGTAGAAATATTTTAGAGATCAGTTTGAATTCTTCTTGGAAGTAA